In Halodesulfovibrio marinisediminis DSM 17456, the sequence TCAGCTAAAAATCGCTCAACCTCGCGGTTCATGGTTTCAAAATCTTTCGGCTTAACCCAGATGATTTCTTTATCCTTTCTGAACCAAGTAAGCTGACGTTTAGCGTAAGCGCGGGTGTTTTTCAACCAAAGCGCTTTGCAGTCATCCAGAGACAGCTCGCCCTTAATATACTGGTACAGCTCTGCGCAACCTATACCTGACCACCCGAAGGAAGTCGGATCACCGTTATACTTGAGTGCTTCGCGTGCTTCTTCAATGGCTCCTGCTTCGATCATAAGATCAATGCGCTTGCCAAGCAACGGAGTCAGCTCATCCAGCGTTACGTCGATACCAAGACGAATTCCGCGAAACGGAGTCGGCGTCATTGGCTGAGCGTGCCACCATGTGAATGTTTTGCCTGTGGCTCTGTATACAGCGAGTGCACGGCAGATACGCTGACGATCATTCGCATGAATTTTTGCAGCGTAATCCGGATCAATCTTGGTGAGATCTTCATGCAACGGTGCGGAGCCGCGTTCTGCCATTTCCGCTTCCACCTCGTCTGTGTATGACTGGTCGATTCGCGGAATCTGCGCCAGACCATCCAGCAAGGCTTTCAGGTAGAATCCTGTTCCCCCAACAAGCACCGGCAGCAATCCTTCAGCACGGGTTTGATGAATGGCTTCTGTTGCCATATCCATAAACTTACCGGCATCAATCTTGTCTTCGGTCTTCAAAAAGCCGTAGAGCTTGTGCGGGCACATCTGCTGTTCTTCTGCTGTCGGCTGTGCAGTAATGATGGGAAAATCGCGGTACACCTGACGGGAATCCAAATTAACCACGCCGCCGTTAAAAGTGCGACATAGGTTAAAGGATGCAGCAGTCTTACCTGCTCCCGTAGGGCCTACCAGACAGACAATAGGAATTTTTTTAGACATATATTTAGTTCAGCGGGTACGGGTACCCGTATTTTTCGCGAAGCTTACGGTAAACGTTATCCGGAACAAGCCCTTTGATATCGCCGCCGAGCTTACCTGCTGCTTTAATGATGGTTGAGCTGATGTACAGCCACTGGTAATCCGTCATTAAAAAGACAGTCTGGATATGCTTTTTGAGCTTACGGTTCATCAATGCAAGCTGGAACTCGTATTCAAAGTCAGAAACAGCTCGCAGACCGCGTAGGATAACGTGCGCACCGCGGCGTTCTGCATATTCCACAAGCAAACCGGAGAATGGTTCTACCGTCACCTGCGGAGTGTCCTTAAAGACTTCTTCCGCCATTGCCACGCGCTCTGTAATTGAAAACAGTGGTGACTTCGGGGTGTCGTTAGCCACCGCAACAATTACACGGTCAAAAATCTCGCAGCCGCGTTTGATAAGACTCACATGCCCCATGGTCATAGGGTCAAATGTGCCGGGGTAAACGGCTACTCGCTCTCCTCTGTTGTCCATAGCAGAATCCTTGTCTGGCCATATGCTTTGTTGGCAATGAGTTCGAGTTCTGGATGATCAGCTTCCGGTGGCAGATCCAGCTTCGCTTCTACCTCGGCACAAATAATGCCGCCTTCTGCAAGCCAACCATTTTTCAACACCGCTTTCATGGCAGGAGTCAAAAAGTTTTTGCCGTACGGCGGATCAATAAAAATTACATCAAACGGCTCTGCTGCGCGACGGGAGATGATCTTGAATAAGTCTTCCGCCATCACTCTGTAACGGTTGGATGGAATACCGATTTTCTGCGCGTTTTCGTTAATCAGTTTAGCAGCGGTTTTGTTCATTTCAACAAACCATGCTTCTTCTGCACCGCGGCTTAAGGCTTCAAATGCAAGAGAGCCACTGCCTGCAAAAAGATCAAGAATTCGGCACTCCGGCCAGTATACGCCACGTGCTTCCAGCATAGAAAAAACAGCCTGACGCACTTTAGACGTTGCCGGGCGATACCCCGGTGCACTTGTAGTTTTGAGTACCCTACCGCGATACTCACCTGCGATAATGCGCATAACTATATAATATCCTTACACTACCCTAAAATTTAACCAGAAGGGTGTATTTACTTTTCATTTCATACCATATTATAAACAACAATTGCGTACCGATACTGAACCGGTTGCGCGTATTCACGTAGACTACACGTTGCTAAAACAATTTCCAAGTCTGACGAATGCCTATTCCCCAGACCTACTACGGAGCTACTAATGAACACAGCAAAGCAATATGTAATCGATTCTCTCTCTATGAAAGAGTCATGGAGACTCTTCCGCATCATGTCTGAGATTGTTGATGGAATCGAAAACTTAAGCGAGTTGACAAACTGCGTATCCATTTTCGGATCATCACGCACCCCGTCAGACCACCCTATGTATCAGGAAGCCGAAGAAATTGCACGACTCCTTTCTGAGTCAGGATTCGGCGTTATCACTGGTGGCGGCCCCGGCATTATGGAAGCGGGAAACAAAGGTGCGCAGGAAGCAGACGGCACCTCTGTCGGTCTGTGCATCCATCTTCCTATGGAGCAGGGCTCCAATCCATTTATAGATATTGAATGCAATTTCAAGTACTTTTTTGTGCGCAAACTTATGTTCATCAAATACTCCATGGCATACGTAGTAATGCCAGGTGGGTTCGGCACCTTGGATGAACTTTCCGAAGCATTTGTTCTGCGTCAGACAAACAAGATCAAGCCGTTCCCTATTGTTCTGTACAAGAGCGAATTCTGGGACGGTCTGCTGGACTGGACACGCAAGCAGATGGTTTCTTCCGGCTACATTACAGAGGAAGAAGTAGACGCTATGGTTGTGCTTGATACCCCGCAGGAAGTGGTAGACTACATCATAAAATATGCACCGGACGTCTAAGGAAATCGAATGACGACCAGACGCGAATTAGAGCATTGTTACGACGCCCTGACCGCCCTGCCCCAAGGCTGGGAGAGCTGGGACGACTTAATGCGCATAGCCATGGAAGAAGCACAGAAAGCCGAAGCCATTGGTGAAGTACCTGTAGGCGCTGTTCTTGTGGCACCGGATGGAACCATTGTGGCCAAAGACTACAATAAAACCATTACCAGCAACGACCCCACAGCGCATGCAGAGATTCTGGCCATGCGTAAGGCAGGCGAGCAGCTACAGAACTACCGTATAGAAGACTTGGTACTAGTAGTAACACTGGAACCCTGCCTCATGTGCAGTGGTGCTATGGTTCACGCCCGCATCAGAGGCGTAGTATACGGCGCACCGGACCTTAAAACCGGCGCACTGGATTCACAGCTCAACAGCTTTGATCTGCCATTACACAACCATGCAATCTGGCATAAATCCGGAGTGTTGCAAGAAGAATGCAGCACCATGCTTTCCGCTTTCTTCAAAAAACGCAGAAAAGAGATAAAAGCTGCTAAGAAAAGCCAGAAAACACAGAGCACATCGTAACAATTTGCTTTTCTACCGCTAACAACTTGCAATGCCGTATAAAATTGCATAAAAAAATTCAACGGAGAGGTAGCGAAGTCCGGCCGTAACGCACACGACTCGAAATCGTGCTTGGGCTTAACCGTCCAACGAGGGTTCGAATCCCTCTCTCTCCGCCATAACACACCATGAATAAAGGGTTTCATCCAATCGGATGAAGCCCTTATTTTATATGCGGCGGTAACGAAATGCGAAAATATATGCGCTCCCACTTTGATACTTCAAAAAAAAGCAAGGAAGCGGGAGCGGAGAAGTAATTTTCATTCTGAAGCTGAGTCTTTTTGAACGGTTAAAATGGGCTATAAGATCCTCCTTATAATTCTCAAATAAGCCCCCTGCCTAGGCGCAAGCCATTTGGCTGAATGTTGCCTTTTGATTTTATCTTACAAAAAGCCCCAGAACATGTTGTTCATGGGGCTTATCTATTTTCTACAACGCATGATCAAAAAGGATAAAATGGTTGACCGTACCTGCATTTCATAGTTCAACGGCGCGACCTCAATGTTGTATACGATTGAGGAATTTTTTACGGGAGAGAGCCGTTGATTGAGAGAGTATTACAGCGAATTGCGCCAAACCTGACAGATAATCAAAAAGGCGTGTGCTTAGCGCTTGTTTCTACGGCAGTGATTTTGTGTGTTGCCATCGTGGTACGCATTGTCAGTGATCGTATCCATGTGTTTCAGATTGTATTTTTCAGACAGATTGTTCTTATTGCGTTATTGCTTCCGGCAATATGTCGCAATGCGAAGACGTTGCGGCAGTCAAAGAATCTAGTTCAGCATGCTTTTCGTGTTATCGGAGCATTTAGTGGGCACTGCTTAGCATTCCTTACGGTAAGCCACCTTCCTTTAGCAGAAGCAACTGCACTGAGCTTTACAAACATTTTGTTTGTGGCTGTGCTTTCGACTGTAATGCTAGGTGAGCACGTCGGCTGGAGCAGGCGATTGACTATCGCCATAGGATTCACAGGCGTTGTACTTGTTGTACAACCTTCATTTGACAATCTAACGCTGACCTACACGCTAACAGGACTTGCCGGTGCCTTTGGCGCCGCGGTTGCTGCCGTATGTATCAAATGGATTTCACGTACAGAACCAGTATTGTCATTGATGGCGTATCAAGCTGTGTTTGTAGGGCTGCTCGCCTTTATACCGACCTTGTTTGTGTGGCAGTGGCCTACAATGGAAGAGCTGCTCTTGCTGCTTCTTATTGGCGGGTTAGCATCTCTGGGACAATGGATTTCTATGACTGCCTTTAGTCTTGGTGAAGCTAATATTGTTACCAACGTGCAGTACATAAAAATTGTGTACTCTATGGTCTTGGGCTATCTGATCTTTTCTGAAATACCTAACAACTTAGCCATACTGGGCGCTACGGTTATTCTTTGCAGCGGCATAATCCCTGTTGTCCGAAACAGAATGAAAAAACAGCGCGCTCAGCAGGCTGCTTCCTTGTAATTGAATAGAAGATAATCAAAAAAATATTTCTCCCCAAAAAAGCCCCAGAACATGTTGTTCATGGGGCTTCTTCTTTTTTGCGGCACCTGACTTAATGGCTTGACCAAGGCAGGGGGCTTCATATTTGCTATCTACTTTCTATTCTTTAATCCGTTCGCAATTGCAAAAAAGCTCGAAGGCGGGAGTGGAGGAGTGTTTTTTATGCTGGGGTGGAGTTTTTATGCTGCTTCTGCACTTTTCTTTTCATCTTCTGACTCAGCTGATGCTTTTGCTTTCTGCTGTGTATTTCTCACCAAAATTGTATACCAAAAACCAACAAGCCACTCTAATAAAGCCACACGTAATTCTTCACCAACGTCTTCGCCATATTCCTCTGCGGTTATTTTTACTAAATATTCAAGCCCGCCATTGAGCAACTCAGTTGGTCCAAATTCTTGTTGTAGCCCATTCAAATGTTTGTACACTACTTTATTGTCGAGACGTTCTAAAAATGCACGAATAGACGATGGGCGAGGGTCTAATTTCATTCTTTCAAAAACCCTCTTCACCCCCTCAGCTTTTGCAATTAACTCATCAGTTCTCTCGATATCAATTTCGACACCTTTTTTAAGCTTTTTTAATTCCTTATTTAATTTTACTGCAACTGCCTTAAACTCTTTTGAATTAGAAAGTACAATCTCAATACAATCTTTTACAGAGAGCATAATCTCATTTCGTAATTGAACCTTCTTCACTGGCGGTGCGGAATTAGCCTCATCAATCAACTCGTTAATTCCTTCCATATGAACTCGCATATTCCCTAAACTATCCTCTACAAGAATCAGTTCTGTTAATAAGCCAGTCATTCCTTCAATCGCTGCTAGTTCTGAGACATCCGTTTGCTGCCGTCCATTAAGTAAAGAAAATTTCGAAAAAGTAACACAATCAGTACCTACCCATTTTTCGATTGAAAGGCAGAATACATTAACTGTCGTGCTAAACTGAGCTCCAAGACGATACGTTGAAGCTAATAAAGTGCTTTTAGCTTTCTCTTCAGCTTCTCGCTTTCGTTGATACCATAAGACTCCAAAACCTGAAGCAAGAGTTGCGATCACAGGTAAGTTTTCTCCTAAGTCCTTTAAAATGGAAAACTCAGCCAAAATCCCCTTTATCTCTGAGTAGTGCTCCACACAAAGAATGCTAAATACGGCACCAACGACGAGAAACAGTGTTTTTGGGTTTGATTTATCCATAAAATCTCCAAGTGATTTTTCTTGTTATTTCCAGACATTACTCTCCTGAAAAATCTGAGTCAAACTACAACGTCCTAGAACTACAAATGAAGCCCCCTACCAAGACAGGGGGCTTCTTATTTCCATTCAAGTTATCTTTCTATCCTGTAATCCGTTCTTCCATTCCGTCAAAGTAGGCTGCGGCATCGTCTACGGCGTTTTCCATACTGTTTAGAATAAAGACCAGTTCCAGATACTTTCCGACGAATTCTTCATGCATGAGGTTAAGAGAGCGGGCAATGTTGTGGAGATTCTTTACGTGATCTGTTTGTTCTACAGGCATGACTCATGCTGCCACCCTCCGCTCTACCCCACTATCTATGTGGTCCGCGAGTTGAATGAGCTTGTCTGTAATGTAGTCCAGAGCAACGCTGCTTTCTGTTGTAGAAGTGTCTTTGCGGATCTATTGGAGCGTTGCAGCTGCGTCGCGCAGCTCGTCCATGCTTGGAAGCATTCCTTGGGATAGTTCGTGATTTGGCATTAGTAAGTAAAGATGCATCCAAGCGCAAAATGCACCTATCCTATGGACAAAGGATCTTGGTCATTGGACACAAAAAACACTTCTTACGGGAGCGGAATGGCCGCCTGTGTGAACAAAAAAGGTAGGTTTTGAGAGCGTCTAGGGGAAAAATGGATATGAGTTTGGTGGGTTGTCAACTGGGGGAAGGTAAAGACTCATTAAATTTTGATATCAATTCAAGCTTATTAAAAGCATCATCTCTAACTTCGTTAATCAGACGGTAATACTCTGCCTCTAAATCAAGATCGCGTTTATAGTCTTTACCTTTCGCTGAAAGCACGCTCTCTCTTAAAACCTGCTGACGAACTTTTTCAAGGAAAAACAAAAGATTACGATGCGAACCATTTTCATTATCTAATAAACAAACTAGTTGATAGTGAGAACGTCTCAATTTTTGTTTAGCACTGTCTACATCTTTTGACGCATTTAATATTTCTGGCTGGTTGTATCCATCTTTAGAAACAATCACCTTAATTCTTATATTTGCATCACGAAATAGATCAAGAGCTGCAAGATACTCTGCAATACTCTTCTGAAACTCCAACTGCCACCACTTATAATACTCAACAGCAACAGTTTGCTGTTCAATCTTCTGCTCTGCCTCATACTTCTCTTTTAAGCTCGCATTTGATGAATAAACAATAAATGCTGAAAGCAAGACTGAAATCATACTGACAACAGTCGCACCGTTTTCTTTAAACCACCCTTCCCTCATCTTACTATCCTCCTAAAAAATAAGCCTCTTCTTATGACAGAAGAGGCTTTGAGGCAATCTTGAAACCTTGAGCGTTACCCTGTAGTCTCCCGAAATACAAAGGAGAATGAACGGATGCTTTTACGGTTCATTAAGAAATATTTAGGCACCACAATCATTACAATACTTTTTATTGCAGTTGGCTGCATACTCTTTCGTTTAGCTGATAACATCGACCAATTTCTCAGCATGGCAAATGCAACTGCAACCTCCATTCTGTCATTAATAGCCGTTTTTGGGATCAATAGTTGGAAAAATGAATACAAAAACAAACAGCGCATTGAGACAGCAATAAATTTCGCCGACGAAGCTTATAAGGCGCTTGCTGTTATTAAAGACTCAACTCAACAACTACAGCAATGCGAAACACCTTCAACTTCAAGTTTGGGGCACGCAGAAAAGGTAAGTGTTAATCTTAAGAACAGGTTAGCAAATAATATTGAGTTCATTGACAACATTTCATTCAAACGGTTTCGTTATAAAATACATCTCGACACCGATGCTTATAATATCTGCTGTGAAATCCCAATACTTGTTAGAAACATTAAATATTATGCCAATGAATATGTTCATTATACTAACGAGCTAATTAATCTTCCAAAAAATGAAGATGTAGAAGGTACTTTTATCAATGGTAAATCGTGGCTTGACGAAGTTGAACAACAACGAAATGAATACAGAAAAGAAATAGAAAAATGCTGGCAATGGATGAGCCTCAGGCGTAACTCTATTGTCAAAACTAAGATTGAGACCCTTCAAGAACGAATAGATAAAATCCTCGAAGCAAATTCTTTATAAGACAACCTAACGCCTTTCCGGTTTTTGCCTACACTACAACTTAAGTTCAACTCTCAATAATTAATTATTATCTATCAAATCATATCTTTACAACTAGGAAAAACTAACCTAAAAGCTTTTTCTATTCGCAAAAAGCGAAGCCATAATTTGGGAAAACCCCAGGGCTCAAAGAGTTCAAAAAGGTAATTACACACATCGGTAATTGCCTTTTTTTTCCTAAAATTATCTTACTAAGGTTACGGCAAAAGCATCTATTTGCTCCTCAACCGTTGAAGAACAACCCTTACCTTTGGAGAGAATATGTCTGACACCACCAACACTGAAATGTCTGGTACACAAAAGTTTATCTTGGAGCTTGCTAACCTCTTGTTAGAGAAAGGGTTAAAGGCAGGCTTCGCTTATGGCTCATATCTCCTGTTAAATAAAATGCTAGACCAAGGGCGATCTGTCTCCGCAGAGGCCTCTAACTCGTCTTGCAAGCTATCTTGCGGCACACCAACAATTCAACCAACTGCATAAAGTAATAAAAAAAGCCAAGCCCTAAGCTTGGCTTTTTCTTTATCCTACCCCCTAATCCCATCAACTCTTCCTCTACATTCCCCACCCTCTCCCCCATGCCCTGCTATCGTTCCGCTTTGATGCGGTGCACTTTTGGCAGATCCGGAGACTGGATGTGTATAGTTTGAAAGCACTATTAAAGCGTCGCGTACTTCCTTCCAGACAGTCAGCATTTCATCCAATAGAGAGACACCGCCACTGCCGCTGCTACCAGAGGTTGAGCCTATTTTTATCTTGGTACGGAGATTGTGAACAGGGTGCCTGCGGTGTGGGTTGTGGTGGATTTTGAGGTTGCGGTTAGCGAGCCTTCTACGGTCTGGGTTGCGTTGCCGTTAATCTGCTGAGTGGCCATTGCCGCCGACTGTGTTCTTGTGTGAACCTTTAATGTTGGCTGTACGGCTGCCCTTCACTTGTTTTGATGGTCTTTGCCCACGGCTTCGCACTTATTGTCTGCCACTACACAGCGCAGATCACGCGCGGTGATCATTTTTAGACTATCCACGGCTGCTATATTTGCGCGCCCGCCTGCTATACACAACCATGCCGGACTCCATGCCCACACCTACCGGAACAGGCAACGGCACAGCCTCGTAAACAGGGAATACGTTGTCCCGCTCCCTTCCGGTGTAAGAATCTCCACCTCTACAGCATACCGCGGTCTGAATCGCTCACTTATGCCGCCATTCTCCGGCGCATCGCACACTTTTACCACCCGCGCATACCAGTCTAAATGCAGCCCCGCTGCCAGCTCTTGAAAGGTTCGGAGAATTATTCTCTTTATAAGCTCGCTCAATGCTTATTCCATTTGTAGTAATATCTTAAAGAAGTTGATATATTCATCACATACTCCATTTTACAACCTCCTTTAAGAAAGAGGGCTTAAAGATTCTCCCCAGAATTCTTTAAGTCCTTTTTTCCTTTTATCCCCCTTCTTAACCAAACCTTACCCCTTACCACCGTATAAACCTTACTCGCTTCTTTTGAACAACATAGCGGTTCAAAAGAAAATGAGGGTGGAGAGCTGAACTCCCTACTATCCCCTATCCACATCCAGCTCTCCCCCCTTCTTAATCAACTCACCACCATCTCATGACCACATTACTGCAAGCTGATTACACGCTGCACGTTATGCAGCGCACAGCGCAGAAATTGCTGGAAGCACCTTTGTTCCTGCTCGAACGGCGTTTCAAACGAACGCCAGCCGTCATTAGGGTCTTGATAACAATCTGCTACATTCCCATGCAACATTCGCATAAGAGCTGAAATCTCCTACAAATCAGTTACGATATCAGCCTTAGACTGGCATGCTTGAGCCTGAATCATAAGAAATCTCCTTCTCCTAGTTCTTCGAATTAGGCTTTACCAAATAAAAAAGTCGGGAGCTTCGAAAGTGCGATCAAGTGCGCCCTGCGAAATTGCGACCGAGACAGTTCACACTTCTACAAAGCAAGCTCCTGTGCGCACATATTAGAGCCAAACATATTTTACGCTGCCTAATTTCAGGACCGAACCTGTTTTCTTTAATCAAATACAGACGATTGAAGTTAAAACATGGAAGGAGTTAAAGGAAAATTCTGAATTGTCCCTTGAATGGCAGAAATAAAATGTTTAGACATTAGAAATCGCGCGCGGACCAGTCCTCTGCGCGATTTCTGCACAACTTACAAAAAAGGCACAAGCTGCACACTGGTGCCTATTACGTTTCACTGCTAATTAATGAGGGTACTATGAAGAAGTTATTCTTTTTATTTATTCTTTTTCTTTGCTTTTCCGTAACGCTCCCGAGCGTTCCAACAGACTCGCATAACACAGCAATTTTTTCCATGGTCCAACAAGCCTACGCTGAAGAAAAGAGTACCTGGGAGAATTTGGGGAAATCAATGCGCAACATGATGGATGAAGGCACGGAAGCAGCGAAAGATGCTGGAGAAGCCATTAAGTCCGGACTGAACAAGGCTAAAAAAGATGTCAAAGAAGGTGTCAGAGACTTTAAAAAGGGGTGGAATGAGCAAGCTGGCGAAGGTCAAGAGTCCGCTCAGCCACCTTCCACTTACGAGTCACATACACTATAGTTTGAACCAACAAGATGATCCTGCGCACAACATTGTGGCAGGATCATTTTTTTAGTTCATGTTCCATATATTCCATCCGTCTCAAATCTGAAGATTGCATACCTCCATACTTCGATTTCCACTTGTAGTAGGTCGCACCTGATATTCCATGGAAACAGCAATTGTCTTTGCCTTTGCTGCTTGCTTCGCCTTCCATCAAAATCACACTAATCTTAGTTTCAGTGTAGATGTATCCTGACTGCGTTATGCCAAAAAACTCTATTTTTGATGTGTGTCTTTTTAAGGGAAGCTTACAATTTCTGATGAACAAGAAAACATAAGCCATTTAGCAAATTCACTAAACATAACAAGTGGTTATACACTCAAACAGCACGACAACATGCTGTTTTTCTTACATTTTTTCAGAAAAAAATTAATACTGCACCACTCTTGCCGATAAGCATTTTAGACCAAACTCGTAGACTTATCACTCAAGGGGGTTACATGTTTAGAAAAATAACGATTAGAGTTCGTGTATTTCTACTATTAACAGTTTTCTTACTTTTCATTTTAGGAATTCTCCTTTTCAATGCACGCTCAACAATGCAGTCAAATGACGATGCAGTTCTCCACTTACAAGCAATCATGCTCAATGGAGAAAAAGAAACACTCAAAGTCGCAACCCACTCCTTAGCACTCGCCATAAGCTCTCAGCTTACTGGAATCAAAGACAAAGAAACCCAGTACCGTATTATTCAAAACTCGGTCGAAAAAGCTCGTTTCAAAAAAGATAGATCAGGATATTTCTTTGCCTATGAAGGCACCAGAAACGTTGCTCTTCCAACTAAAAAAAGTCTTATTGGCAAAGAGTTAGGGCAGACTAAAGACAAAAATGGTGTCTACTACGTTCGTGACTTACAAGATGCCGCAGCTTCCGGTGGCGCATTTGTACAATACGTTTTTAATAAACCCGGACAAGGTGATCAGCCTAAACTTGCCTACGCAGAAATGATTCCAGGAACACAATGCTGGGTAGGAACAGGCGTTTACATCGATAATATTGAAAGAGACGGACAGGCGCTTAGAGCGGAGTTAGATAGCAGCATGAAAGAACACATGCTGATACAGCTTTCCATCATCGGTGTAGTTCTCCTCTTCGGACTTGCGCCAT encodes:
- the miaA gene encoding tRNA (adenosine(37)-N6)-dimethylallyltransferase MiaA, with amino-acid sequence MSKKIPIVCLVGPTGAGKTAASFNLCRTFNGGVVNLDSRQVYRDFPIITAQPTAEEQQMCPHKLYGFLKTEDKIDAGKFMDMATEAIHQTRAEGLLPVLVGGTGFYLKALLDGLAQIPRIDQSYTDEVEAEMAERGSAPLHEDLTKIDPDYAAKIHANDRQRICRALAVYRATGKTFTWWHAQPMTPTPFRGIRLGIDVTLDELTPLLGKRIDLMIEAGAIEEAREALKYNGDPTSFGWSGIGCAELYQYIKGELSLDDCKALWLKNTRAYAKRQLTWFRKDKEIIWVKPKDFETMNREVERFLAE
- the coaD gene encoding pantetheine-phosphate adenylyltransferase codes for the protein MDNRGERVAVYPGTFDPMTMGHVSLIKRGCEIFDRVIVAVANDTPKSPLFSITERVAMAEEVFKDTPQVTVEPFSGLLVEYAERRGAHVILRGLRAVSDFEYEFQLALMNRKLKKHIQTVFLMTDYQWLYISSTIIKAAGKLGGDIKGLVPDNVYRKLREKYGYPYPLN
- the rsmD gene encoding 16S rRNA (guanine(966)-N(2))-methyltransferase RsmD; translation: MRIIAGEYRGRVLKTTSAPGYRPATSKVRQAVFSMLEARGVYWPECRILDLFAGSGSLAFEALSRGAEEAWFVEMNKTAAKLINENAQKIGIPSNRYRVMAEDLFKIISRRAAEPFDVIFIDPPYGKNFLTPAMKAVLKNGWLAEGGIICAEVEAKLDLPPEADHPELELIANKAYGQTRILLWTTEESE
- a CDS encoding LOG family protein, with the translated sequence MNTAKQYVIDSLSMKESWRLFRIMSEIVDGIENLSELTNCVSIFGSSRTPSDHPMYQEAEEIARLLSESGFGVITGGGPGIMEAGNKGAQEADGTSVGLCIHLPMEQGSNPFIDIECNFKYFFVRKLMFIKYSMAYVVMPGGFGTLDELSEAFVLRQTNKIKPFPIVLYKSEFWDGLLDWTRKQMVSSGYITEEEVDAMVVLDTPQEVVDYIIKYAPDV
- the tadA gene encoding tRNA adenosine(34) deaminase TadA — protein: MTTRRELEHCYDALTALPQGWESWDDLMRIAMEEAQKAEAIGEVPVGAVLVAPDGTIVAKDYNKTITSNDPTAHAEILAMRKAGEQLQNYRIEDLVLVVTLEPCLMCSGAMVHARIRGVVYGAPDLKTGALDSQLNSFDLPLHNHAIWHKSGVLQEECSTMLSAFFKKRRKEIKAAKKSQKTQSTS
- a CDS encoding DMT family transporter, translated to MIERVLQRIAPNLTDNQKGVCLALVSTAVILCVAIVVRIVSDRIHVFQIVFFRQIVLIALLLPAICRNAKTLRQSKNLVQHAFRVIGAFSGHCLAFLTVSHLPLAEATALSFTNILFVAVLSTVMLGEHVGWSRRLTIAIGFTGVVLVVQPSFDNLTLTYTLTGLAGAFGAAVAAVCIKWISRTEPVLSLMAYQAVFVGLLAFIPTLFVWQWPTMEELLLLLLIGGLASLGQWISMTAFSLGEANIVTNVQYIKIVYSMVLGYLIFSEIPNNLAILGATVILCSGIIPVVRNRMKKQRAQQAASL